One part of the Bacillus sp. FJAT-45350 genome encodes these proteins:
- a CDS encoding RraA family protein, with protein MSNLGYRVIETIERPSKELIKGFERIQVANIDDSMNRMGAINESIHQMNSKNILGPAFTVKVPSGDNLMIFLAVEKAKPGDILVIDGDGNMERALVGEILAKFAESKKLGGFVINGCIRDYDALLKMDIPIFAKGRTPNGPYRNGPGEINSPISIGRKVIFPGDIIIGDSDGVIVVRPEDAKDLQQKALEIEKKEIATIERIEAGNGMDLDWLYNKLEEENCEIIK; from the coding sequence ATGTCAAATCTAGGTTATCGTGTTATTGAAACAATTGAAAGACCATCAAAAGAGTTAATTAAAGGTTTTGAACGTATCCAAGTGGCTAATATTGATGATTCAATGAATCGTATGGGTGCTATTAACGAATCGATTCATCAAATGAACAGCAAAAATATACTCGGACCTGCCTTCACTGTGAAAGTACCGAGTGGAGATAATTTAATGATTTTTCTTGCTGTAGAAAAAGCCAAGCCAGGAGATATTCTTGTAATTGATGGTGACGGTAATATGGAACGTGCATTAGTTGGTGAAATACTAGCTAAATTTGCAGAATCAAAAAAATTAGGTGGTTTTGTTATTAACGGATGTATTAGAGATTATGATGCGTTACTTAAAATGGATATCCCAATTTTTGCAAAAGGTCGTACACCGAATGGTCCATATCGAAATGGTCCTGGTGAAATCAATTCGCCTATTAGTATTGGAAGAAAAGTCATTTTCCCTGGAGACATTATTATAGGGGATAGTGATGGAGTGATTGTGGTAAGGCCTGAGGATGCAAAAGATTTACAACAAAAGGCACTGGAGATAGAAAAGAAAGAAATCGCAACTATAGAGAGAATTGAAGCTGGAAATGGGATGGACTTAGACTGGCTTTATAATAAACTAGAAGAAGAAAACTGTGAGATTATTAAATAG
- a CDS encoding NAD(P)/FAD-dependent oxidoreductase, protein MKRYDAIIVGAGPAGIFASYELLLQAPNTKVLLVDKGHDIYRRSCPILEDKIKLCPPAAGKKDFAGCLPACSITNGFGGAGAYSDGKFNITTEFGGWMTDYLTPSKVLELIKYVDEINLKHGATESITDPTTEAVRDIEQRGYGAGLKLLRAQVRHLGTEQNLEILKSIYEYLTDKVDMLYKTEVKDITTVKEDGKHKVTGIILKNDEVYESDFVFIAPGRDGSAWLTDIMKKRKLKMYNNQVDVGVRVETSDIVMREINKHLYEGKFIYNTSVGTQVRTFCSNPSGHVVVENHSGVMAANGHSYKDEALGSENTNFALLVSHKFTEPFEKPNEYAREICERANDLSNGGVIVQKFGDIMKGRRSTEKRIKEGFLEPTLKEAVPGDLGLVLPYNTMKSLVEMVEALDKVTPGLASEHTLFYGVEAKFYSARPKLTEELETEIEGLYCGGDGAGITRGLAQAGATGVWVARSMNKKMNK, encoded by the coding sequence ATGAAAAGATATGATGCAATTATAGTTGGTGCAGGACCTGCGGGAATTTTTGCTAGCTATGAACTATTATTACAAGCGCCAAATACAAAAGTATTATTAGTTGATAAGGGCCATGATATATACCGTAGAAGCTGTCCAATTTTAGAAGATAAAATTAAATTATGTCCACCAGCTGCAGGAAAGAAAGACTTTGCTGGATGTTTGCCTGCTTGTTCAATTACGAATGGTTTTGGTGGAGCAGGAGCATATAGTGACGGAAAGTTTAATATCACTACTGAATTTGGTGGATGGATGACAGATTATCTAACACCTTCAAAGGTTCTCGAATTAATTAAGTATGTTGATGAGATTAATTTAAAGCATGGTGCAACAGAATCAATTACTGATCCTACTACAGAAGCTGTAAGAGATATTGAACAAAGAGGATATGGTGCAGGGCTTAAGCTACTAAGAGCACAAGTAAGACACTTAGGGACTGAGCAAAATCTTGAAATTTTAAAATCTATTTATGAATATCTAACAGATAAGGTTGATATGCTTTACAAAACGGAAGTAAAAGATATTACAACAGTTAAAGAAGATGGTAAGCATAAAGTAACCGGAATCATACTGAAAAATGATGAAGTGTATGAAAGTGATTTTGTTTTTATAGCTCCTGGTAGAGATGGTTCTGCATGGCTGACAGATATCATGAAGAAAAGAAAATTAAAAATGTATAACAATCAAGTGGATGTTGGTGTACGTGTCGAGACGTCTGATATTGTTATGCGTGAGATTAATAAGCATTTATATGAAGGGAAATTTATTTATAATACGTCTGTAGGTACTCAAGTTAGAACTTTCTGTAGTAATCCTTCAGGTCATGTAGTAGTTGAAAACCATAGTGGAGTTATGGCAGCAAATGGTCATTCCTATAAAGATGAAGCGTTAGGATCAGAAAATACTAATTTTGCATTATTAGTATCTCATAAATTTACTGAACCATTTGAGAAGCCGAATGAGTATGCTAGAGAAATCTGTGAACGTGCTAATGATTTATCAAATGGTGGGGTCATCGTTCAAAAGTTTGGCGATATCATGAAGGGCAGGCGTTCAACGGAGAAACGTATTAAAGAAGGATTTTTAGAACCAACATTAAAAGAGGCGGTACCAGGTGATTTAGGGTTAGTTTTACCTTATAACACAATGAAAAGTTTAGTAGAAATGGTCGAAGCTCTTGATAAGGTTACTCCAGGGTTAGCATCTGAGCATACATTATTCTACGGTGTAGAAGCGAAATTCTATTCTGCCCGCCCTAAATTAACAGAAGAGCTAGAGACAGAGATTGAAGGACTTTACTGTGGTGGAGATGGTGCAGGTATTACTCGAGGACTTGCTCAAGCAGGAGCTACAGGGGTATGGGTTGCAAGAAGTATGAATAAGAAAATGAATAAATAG
- a CDS encoding MFS transporter, protein MSVAQFLAMQIWFNFSAVMPVIEQEWGLTPTQSGIIIAFFHVGYVIAILFYSFLIDKYNPKYSFVFGALVAGIAGIIFALFAQGFWSTLILRMISGIGIAGIYVPGMRILSGLFPPKERGKALGVYVGSLVVGSGFSLFVSGLFIEFIGWQGVILLTSSFCIIAAILMYTLSIPTVKSTGQNLALQWQTFKKVFRKPNLLVNGGYAGHCWELYAMWAWIGPFLVYYFTVQGFAQSDAIRFGNMAGALVIMIGGIATYIGGRLSDHIGRIKAINLFLVISILCSLFIGWLTTLPLIVMLTLASIYGFTIVADSPIYNVSITEVADPEVLGLALGVQSVLGFSVTIFSPIIFGIVLESFSWGMAFTVIGIGTILAPICMLLLSKIQHQTNLLRGSK, encoded by the coding sequence ATGTCTGTAGCTCAATTTTTAGCCATGCAAATTTGGTTTAACTTTTCAGCTGTTATGCCCGTTATTGAACAGGAATGGGGACTTACCCCAACTCAATCTGGTATCATCATCGCCTTTTTTCATGTAGGCTATGTCATTGCCATACTTTTCTACAGCTTTTTAATAGATAAATATAATCCAAAGTATTCCTTTGTCTTTGGAGCTTTAGTAGCAGGGATTGCTGGGATTATATTCGCCCTCTTTGCTCAAGGCTTTTGGTCTACTCTAATATTACGTATGATCTCAGGAATTGGGATCGCAGGAATTTATGTACCTGGTATGCGTATTCTTTCAGGTTTGTTTCCTCCTAAAGAACGTGGAAAAGCTCTTGGAGTATATGTTGGCTCTCTCGTAGTTGGTTCAGGATTTTCTCTTTTTGTTTCAGGTTTATTTATTGAATTTATCGGTTGGCAAGGTGTAATTCTCTTAACCTCTAGCTTCTGTATTATTGCTGCTATTCTCATGTATACACTTTCTATTCCAACTGTTAAGAGCACAGGGCAAAACCTAGCTCTACAATGGCAAACGTTCAAGAAAGTCTTTAGAAAGCCAAACCTACTTGTAAATGGAGGTTATGCAGGGCATTGCTGGGAGCTTTATGCAATGTGGGCATGGATTGGTCCATTTTTAGTTTACTATTTTACAGTTCAAGGCTTTGCACAATCTGACGCTATACGTTTTGGAAACATGGCTGGGGCACTTGTAATTATGATAGGTGGTATTGCTACATATATTGGTGGAAGATTATCAGACCATATCGGGAGAATTAAAGCTATCAATCTATTTCTAGTTATTAGCATTCTTTGCTCATTATTTATCGGTTGGTTAACTACTTTGCCACTGATTGTTATGCTTACCCTTGCTAGTATTTATGGTTTCACTATTGTTGCAGATTCACCAATTTATAATGTATCAATTACAGAAGTTGCTGACCCGGAAGTTCTAGGTTTAGCATTAGGAGTACAGTCAGTATTAGGGTTCTCTGTCACGATATTCTCTCCCATTATTTTCGGTATCGTATTAGAATCATTCAGTTGGGGTATGGCATTTACAGTAATTGGTATCGGTACTATCCTTGCTCCTATTTGCATGCTTTTATTAAGTAAAATACAACATCAGACGAACTTGCTTAGAGGTAGTAAATAA
- a CDS encoding ATP-dependent DNA helicase, whose translation MIKSLPFKISKTENFFDQLGDYIGDVFYDILPEKGYELRDEQIFMAFQVEQAFKNKSVIFAEAGVGTGKTFVYLLYAICYARYMRKPAIISCADETLIEQLVKEGGDIEKLQKALGLKVDVRLAKAREQYVCVKKLDKLSNQTDDDDILRVHDEIPDFAFDSGSSLLERYGDRKDYPWVPNDKWETVAWDTLQQCSTCDWRHRCGQTLHRNYYREAADLIICSHDFYMEHVWTKESRKREGQLTLLPDASCVVFDEGHLLEFSAQKALTYRFHSETLTTVLTAYMSQDVREESLYLIEDILALHDEWFDILSGAAVMVEGSNRKEVPRTEAMIAIVEKMDKSVQDLLEQLVFDAELHVLEDYHVKIIEEYLEFFSYGLSILLKDGEGIFWLEETETESSFVIMPRLVEDILEKEVFSQKIPFIFSSATLSRAGDFSYIAKNLGINDYLSFTVASPFDYEEQMSLYGHIQGMEDDKWAQIGQNLIERGGKSLVLFTSFEEMNRFRIWAKEQSWNFDIVYEGDREISATVDQFQNNEETVLCAYHLWEGLDVPGQSLTQVIISSLPFPPHDPVFQAKRKHAEDPLKDVDAPYMLLRLRQGIGRLIRSSEDEGVVHIWMTEEQKEKQFNDIQEVLPIELVWK comes from the coding sequence ATGATAAAATCACTTCCATTTAAAATCTCGAAAACAGAAAACTTCTTTGACCAATTAGGTGACTATATTGGTGATGTTTTTTATGATATCCTACCTGAAAAAGGATATGAGTTACGAGACGAACAAATCTTTATGGCTTTTCAAGTAGAACAAGCCTTTAAAAATAAAAGCGTTATATTTGCTGAAGCTGGAGTTGGTACAGGAAAAACCTTTGTTTACCTTCTCTATGCAATTTGTTATGCCCGCTATATGAGAAAGCCTGCAATTATTTCATGTGCCGATGAGACATTGATTGAGCAGCTTGTAAAAGAGGGTGGCGATATTGAAAAGTTACAAAAAGCATTAGGGCTGAAGGTTGATGTACGTTTAGCGAAGGCAAGAGAGCAATACGTATGTGTGAAGAAATTAGACAAACTTTCAAATCAAACTGATGATGACGACATCTTACGTGTTCATGATGAGATACCTGATTTCGCTTTTGATAGTGGCTCATCATTATTAGAGCGTTACGGTGATAGAAAAGATTACCCATGGGTTCCAAATGATAAGTGGGAAACTGTTGCCTGGGATACTCTACAACAATGCTCAACCTGTGATTGGCGCCACCGTTGTGGACAAACCCTTCACCGTAATTATTATAGAGAAGCAGCAGATCTCATTATTTGTTCTCATGATTTTTACATGGAGCATGTGTGGACTAAGGAATCTAGGAAGCGTGAGGGACAGCTAACATTATTACCAGATGCAAGCTGTGTTGTGTTTGATGAAGGACATTTATTGGAGTTCTCCGCGCAAAAAGCATTAACGTATCGTTTTCATTCTGAGACATTAACAACAGTTTTAACCGCATATATGAGTCAAGATGTAAGGGAAGAGTCTTTATATTTAATAGAAGATATTCTAGCCTTACATGATGAATGGTTTGATATATTAAGCGGTGCAGCTGTTATGGTTGAAGGTTCTAACCGTAAAGAAGTGCCACGGACAGAAGCGATGATAGCCATCGTTGAGAAAATGGATAAAAGTGTACAAGACCTTTTAGAACAGCTCGTTTTTGATGCTGAGTTGCACGTATTAGAAGATTATCATGTGAAAATAATAGAAGAATATTTAGAGTTCTTTTCCTATGGGTTATCGATATTATTAAAGGATGGCGAAGGTATTTTCTGGCTTGAAGAAACTGAAACAGAATCTTCGTTTGTTATCATGCCAAGACTAGTGGAAGATATCTTGGAGAAAGAGGTCTTCTCACAAAAAATTCCGTTTATCTTTTCATCTGCAACGTTATCTAGGGCAGGAGATTTTTCTTACATAGCTAAAAACTTGGGGATAAACGATTATTTATCATTTACTGTAGCTTCTCCATTTGATTATGAAGAGCAAATGAGTTTATATGGTCATATTCAAGGGATGGAAGATGATAAGTGGGCTCAAATTGGCCAAAACTTAATTGAGCGTGGAGGAAAATCGTTAGTTTTATTCACATCATTTGAAGAGATGAACCGTTTCAGAATATGGGCGAAAGAACAGAGTTGGAATTTTGACATTGTTTATGAAGGTGACCGAGAGATCAGTGCAACTGTAGACCAATTCCAAAATAATGAAGAGACAGTGTTATGTGCTTATCATTTATGGGAAGGGTTAGATGTACCAGGTCAATCCTTAACACAGGTCATTATCTCTTCGCTTCCGTTTCCACCTCATGACCCCGTGTTCCAAGCAAAAAGGAAGCATGCAGAAGATCCATTAAAGGATGTTGATGCACCTTATATGCTACTTCGTTTACGTCAGGGGATTGGGCGTTTAATAAGAAGTAGTGAGGATGAAGGCGTTGTTCACATTTGGATGACAGAAGAGCAAAAAGAGAAACAATTTAACGATATTCAAGAAGTTTTACCAATCGAATTAGTTTGGAAATAA
- a CDS encoding BCCT family transporter — translation MNEGKEHTKNKPGSVLYISAIFVALFVLWGFIAPHQLERVASDMLAFTIDTFGWYYMIVAAIFVFFIIFLAVSPFGRLRLGKQDDRPQYSYYTWIGMLFSAGIGVGFVFWGVAEPVLYYLDPPAGIEAGSNAAALIGLRYSVYHWALHPWAIFSLVALALGYVQFRKDQPALISSVFYPLIGNRVNGVFGRGIDILAVLATSTGVATTFGLSAMQITGGLSYLTNIPNTVTTQLVIIAIVSVLFMLSAATGVDKGIRYLSVINLTIAGLLLIFMMIVGPTVYIFENIVTTIGGYVANIIPMSLTMTPFTDNPWLGSFTIFYWAWHIAWAPFMGLFIARISRGRTIREFVIGVLLVPSLLAVIWFSTFGGSALHIEVIQNGSIANAIVDNVELALFMLLGEFPLGQLMSGLAVVLILIFFITSADSATYVLGAMTSKGSLSPRLGIKLLWGILIAGTASVLLLSGGLTGLQTASIVAALPFSMIMIVMIASMLKMFTADLKEEKRERKKQEITRIKKELIKAMEQNFEGKLEEKFDDAFDERLVDKLDDAFNEKLDDKFEDAFEEKLENKFEDAFEEKFEDKIGTVIEDKFEEVLEDKLEDYTKEQINKDKK, via the coding sequence ATGAATGAAGGGAAGGAACATACAAAAAACAAACCAGGTAGTGTACTTTATATCTCTGCCATTTTTGTTGCATTATTCGTTTTGTGGGGATTCATAGCACCACACCAGCTTGAAAGAGTAGCTAGTGATATGCTTGCCTTCACAATAGACACGTTTGGCTGGTATTACATGATTGTTGCTGCAATATTCGTATTCTTTATTATTTTCTTAGCTGTCAGTCCTTTTGGACGTTTACGACTTGGGAAACAAGATGACCGACCTCAGTATAGCTATTATACATGGATTGGTATGTTGTTTTCTGCTGGAATTGGTGTCGGCTTTGTCTTCTGGGGCGTTGCAGAGCCAGTTCTTTATTATCTCGATCCACCAGCCGGCATTGAAGCAGGAAGTAATGCTGCCGCACTTATTGGATTACGATATTCCGTTTATCATTGGGCACTTCATCCGTGGGCTATTTTTTCACTTGTTGCCTTAGCCCTTGGTTATGTTCAATTTCGTAAAGATCAACCAGCGCTAATAAGCTCAGTTTTCTACCCACTGATCGGTAACAGAGTAAACGGTGTATTCGGACGTGGAATTGATATTTTAGCTGTACTTGCAACTTCAACAGGTGTTGCTACAACCTTTGGTTTAAGTGCAATGCAAATTACCGGTGGTCTATCCTATTTAACTAATATTCCTAATACAGTAACAACACAGCTTGTCATTATTGCAATAGTGTCAGTTCTATTTATGCTATCTGCAGCAACAGGAGTAGATAAAGGTATCCGCTATTTAAGTGTTATCAACTTAACAATTGCTGGGCTTTTGCTTATCTTTATGATGATTGTTGGACCAACTGTTTACATTTTTGAAAACATTGTAACGACCATTGGTGGCTATGTGGCAAACATTATCCCAATGAGCTTAACAATGACTCCATTTACTGATAATCCGTGGCTCGGTTCTTTTACTATTTTCTACTGGGCATGGCATATAGCATGGGCACCATTCATGGGGCTATTTATTGCTCGAATATCAAGAGGTAGAACGATTCGTGAATTTGTTATCGGTGTACTATTAGTACCATCATTACTAGCAGTAATTTGGTTTTCGACTTTCGGTGGTTCAGCTCTGCATATCGAAGTTATCCAAAACGGGTCGATTGCAAATGCGATCGTAGACAATGTTGAACTAGCATTGTTTATGTTATTAGGTGAATTCCCACTCGGACAACTTATGAGTGGTTTAGCCGTGGTTCTCATTTTAATATTCTTTATTACTTCAGCTGACTCAGCAACCTATGTATTAGGGGCTATGACATCAAAAGGAAGTCTTTCACCAAGATTAGGTATTAAATTACTATGGGGTATTCTTATCGCTGGAACAGCTAGTGTGTTACTTCTAAGTGGTGGCTTAACTGGATTACAGACCGCATCTATAGTAGCAGCGTTACCATTCTCAATGATAATGATTGTAATGATTGCCTCTATGCTCAAAATGTTTACTGCAGATCTAAAAGAAGAAAAGCGTGAACGGAAGAAACAAGAAATAACACGTATTAAAAAAGAACTTATTAAAGCAATGGAACAAAACTTTGAAGGTAAGCTGGAAGAAAAATTCGACGATGCCTTTGACGAAAGACTTGTTGATAAACTTGATGATGCATTTAATGAGAAATTAGATGACAAATTTGAAGACGCATTCGAAGAAAAACTAGAAAATAAATTTGAAGATGCCTTCGAGGAAAAATTCGAGGACAAGATTGGAACTGTAATTGAAGATAAATTTGAAGAAGTGTTAGAAGACAAACTAGAGGACTATACGAAAGAACAAATTAATAAAGATAAAAAGTAA
- a CDS encoding late competence development ComFB family protein has protein sequence MNRNYENVMEELVETLVNIQMLGADFQTFCKCLKCRNDIIALSLNTLPVHYVTSEEGRQNVFNSLNTHENLKWINKRIISAIYLVGKHPKHHK, from the coding sequence ATGAATCGCAATTATGAAAATGTTATGGAAGAACTAGTAGAAACGTTAGTTAATATCCAAATGTTAGGTGCTGACTTTCAAACGTTCTGTAAATGTTTAAAATGTAGAAATGATATTATTGCTTTAAGCCTTAATACACTACCAGTACATTATGTTACATCTGAAGAGGGAAGACAAAATGTATTCAATAGTTTGAATACACATGAAAACTTAAAGTGGATAAATAAGCGAATCATTAGTGCTATTTACTTAGTTGGTAAACACCCTAAACATCATAAGTAA
- the phaR gene encoding polyhydroxyalkanoic acid synthase subunit PhaR — translation MSNQKTYDPFSTWKELYSNTENYWGQAMEDKMKTEEFSEWLGKVVDSNLLYKQMTDKATKQYLDQMNLPSREDLANLSSLIVNLDTKVDDLEEQIEESLENQTSPAVVKREMTTLKKEVKDISNKLDEVLEFLKESAQSKNKSGNPTTDKK, via the coding sequence ATGTCTAACCAAAAAACCTACGACCCGTTTTCAACCTGGAAGGAACTATACAGTAATACTGAGAATTACTGGGGACAAGCAATGGAAGACAAGATGAAGACAGAGGAATTTTCAGAATGGCTTGGTAAAGTCGTGGATTCCAATCTGTTATATAAACAGATGACTGATAAAGCAACAAAGCAGTATCTAGATCAAATGAACCTTCCTTCTCGTGAGGATTTAGCAAATCTATCATCTCTAATTGTCAATCTAGATACAAAAGTAGATGACCTTGAGGAACAAATAGAAGAAAGTCTCGAGAATCAAACATCGCCTGCAGTGGTCAAAAGAGAGATGACAACGCTAAAAAAGGAAGTTAAGGACATTAGTAATAAATTAGATGAAGTACTTGAATTCCTTAAAGAAAGCGCTCAATCAAAAAATAAGTCTGGTAACCCAACAACGGATAAAAAATAA
- a CDS encoding 3-oxoacyl-ACP reductase — MNNLQGKVAIVTGGAVGIGAAISKELAQNGVKVILNYNRSSAEAEKLVSFIRETGGEAIAVQSDVSKSEEAAKLVNIAIESFGQLDILVNNAGITRDRSFKKLSEEDWRSVIDVNLNSVYNTSSPALTHILNSDTGRIINISSIIGQTGAFGQANYSAAKAGMIGFTKSLALELAKTNVTVNAICPGFIETSMISEIPDNVKEQIQAKIPQKRFGQAEEIAKGVLYLCKDGAYITGQQLNINGGLHM, encoded by the coding sequence ATGAATAATTTACAAGGAAAAGTTGCGATTGTCACTGGTGGAGCTGTAGGTATTGGAGCTGCAATTTCAAAGGAATTAGCTCAAAATGGTGTTAAAGTCATCTTAAATTACAATCGTAGCAGTGCTGAAGCTGAGAAATTAGTTTCATTTATTAGAGAAACTGGTGGCGAAGCAATTGCAGTTCAATCAGATGTATCTAAATCAGAGGAAGCTGCAAAGCTAGTAAACATTGCTATAGAAAGCTTTGGTCAACTTGATATTTTAGTAAATAATGCTGGAATTACAAGAGATCGTTCGTTCAAAAAGCTTTCTGAAGAAGACTGGAGAAGTGTAATTGATGTTAATCTAAATAGTGTTTACAATACTTCATCTCCTGCATTAACTCACATTCTCAATTCAGATACAGGAAGAATTATTAATATTTCTTCAATTATTGGACAAACAGGTGCGTTTGGACAAGCAAACTATTCAGCTGCTAAGGCAGGGATGATTGGTTTCACAAAATCTCTAGCTCTGGAATTAGCAAAGACAAATGTAACAGTTAATGCTATTTGCCCTGGTTTCATTGAAACAAGCATGATTTCAGAAATACCTGACAACGTTAAAGAACAAATTCAAGCAAAAATCCCACAAAAACGCTTTGGTCAAGCGGAGGAAATTGCCAAAGGCGTCCTTTACTTATGTAAAGATGGTGCTTATATTACAGGACAGCAATTAAATATTAACGGTGGTCTTCACATGTAA
- the phaC gene encoding class III poly(R)-hydroxyalkanoic acid synthase subunit PhaC — protein MIAEKELSNILDLMPDETKRSYQRLKRTMEVLTTEPEPEVGLTPKETIWTKNKTKLYRYISDQPKKYKTPLLMTYALINKPYILDLTKGNSLVEYLLEQGFDVYMLDWGTPSLEDKHMKLDDYILDYYPRAVKKVLRTSKATEVSVLGYCMGGTMTSIFASLHPDLPIRNLIFMTSPFDFSNTGLYGCFLNDKYFDVDNVVETLGNVPPEMIDFGNKMLKPLTNFHGPYTSLYERSDNPKFVESWKLMQKWLTDGIPFPGEAYRQWIREFYQQNKLINGELVIRGRKVDLSNISANVLNLSAERDHIAMPHQVEALMDKISSKDKQYVSLPTGHVSVTFGPKAVKITYPTVGDWLAERSN, from the coding sequence ATGATTGCAGAAAAAGAATTGAGTAACATACTTGATTTAATGCCTGATGAGACGAAGCGCTCATATCAGAGATTAAAAAGAACAATGGAAGTATTAACTACAGAGCCAGAACCTGAAGTTGGATTAACACCAAAAGAAACAATTTGGACAAAAAATAAGACAAAGCTATATCGTTATATCTCAGACCAACCAAAAAAGTATAAAACACCTCTTTTAATGACATATGCCTTAATTAACAAACCATATATTCTTGACTTAACTAAAGGAAATAGCTTAGTAGAATATCTCCTTGAACAAGGCTTTGATGTGTATATGCTTGATTGGGGTACACCTAGTTTGGAAGACAAACACATGAAGCTTGATGATTATATTCTAGATTATTACCCACGAGCAGTTAAAAAGGTGCTCCGTACATCAAAAGCAACGGAAGTTTCTGTATTAGGTTATTGCATGGGTGGAACGATGACTTCTATCTTCGCTTCCCTTCACCCTGACCTACCAATACGAAACTTAATTTTTATGACAAGTCCTTTCGACTTCTCTAACACTGGATTATATGGATGTTTCCTTAACGACAAATACTTTGATGTTGATAATGTTGTAGAAACTCTAGGTAATGTTCCACCGGAAATGATTGATTTCGGAAACAAAATGCTAAAGCCTTTGACCAATTTTCATGGTCCATATACGAGCTTATATGAACGCTCAGATAATCCAAAGTTTGTTGAAAGCTGGAAGCTAATGCAGAAATGGCTTACTGATGGGATTCCGTTTCCTGGTGAAGCTTATCGGCAATGGATTCGAGAATTCTATCAACAAAATAAGCTCATAAATGGAGAGTTAGTAATACGTGGGCGTAAGGTAGATTTAAGTAACATTTCAGCTAATGTCTTAAATCTTTCTGCTGAACGTGACCATATTGCAATGCCACACCAAGTGGAAGCACTTATGGATAAAATCTCGAGCAAAGATAAGCAATATGTCTCTCTTCCTACAGGACATGTCTCAGTTACATTTGGTCCAAAAGCAGTGAAAATAACGTACCCAACTGTTGGTGATTGGCTAGCAGAACGTTCGAATTAA
- a CDS encoding sodium-dependent bicarbonate transport family permease yields the protein MDLILDIAYMNLFSPMVLFFIIGIIAILVNSDLKVPEALYTGYTMIILLTIGIKGGVELRNVRLIEMVPTIITAILLSILMFFITYLIVRFLFKYSVTNALALSAHYGSVSAVTFIAGIAFLDKLAIYYEPYMSAVLVIMEGPAIILAIILYKMYLQKQENGADSANSGLKHVVKEAFFGKSIFLLLGGIFIGMTAHTDGITKITPFFGDLFYGILCIFLLHMGMVATQSIRNIENFKIRSLLFAFILPIIGGTLGVLAGSLLGLSLGGSVVLAFLTGSASYIAAPAAVGQSMPNANSGIYIGSSLGLTLPFNLIIGIPYYYWIATVLYS from the coding sequence GTGGATTTAATTTTAGATATAGCTTATATGAACTTATTTTCACCAATGGTTTTATTTTTCATCATTGGCATTATCGCGATTCTTGTTAACTCTGATTTAAAGGTTCCAGAGGCTTTATATACAGGCTATACCATGATTATTCTTTTGACAATTGGAATTAAAGGAGGCGTAGAACTCCGGAATGTGCGATTAATTGAAATGGTTCCAACAATTATTACAGCAATTTTATTAAGTATTTTAATGTTTTTTATAACATATTTAATTGTACGCTTTTTGTTTAAATACTCGGTAACGAATGCATTAGCTCTTTCGGCGCATTATGGATCTGTAAGTGCCGTCACATTTATTGCTGGGATAGCCTTTTTAGATAAACTTGCTATTTATTATGAACCATATATGTCTGCGGTTCTTGTTATTATGGAAGGTCCTGCAATTATTCTCGCAATTATTCTGTATAAAATGTATCTTCAAAAACAGGAGAATGGAGCAGATTCAGCTAACTCTGGTTTAAAACACGTGGTTAAAGAGGCATTTTTTGGAAAGAGTATTTTTTTGCTTCTAGGTGGTATCTTTATAGGGATGACTGCCCATACAGATGGCATTACTAAAATTACTCCGTTTTTCGGGGATTTATTTTACGGTATTTTATGTATCTTTTTATTACACATGGGGATGGTAGCAACACAAAGCATCCGAAATATCGAGAATTTCAAGATAAGGTCTCTGCTGTTTGCATTTATATTACCTATTATCGGAGGAACATTAGGTGTTTTAGCTGGTAGTCTATTAGGGTTATCTTTAGGTGGTTCGGTTGTCCTTGCCTTTCTAACGGGAAGTGCTTCCTATATTGCGGCTCCTGCCGCTGTAGGTCAGAGTATGCCCAATGCTAACTCAGGTATTTATATTGGGTCGTCACTCGGGTTAACATTACCGTTTAACTTGATTATTGGGATTCCTTATTACTACTGGATAGCTACAGTATTATATAGCTAA